A single region of the Ahaetulla prasina isolate Xishuangbanna chromosome 13, ASM2864084v1, whole genome shotgun sequence genome encodes:
- the SEMA4B gene encoding semaphorin-4B isoform X3, with product MGPPPPLLLLLPLLGSLLPSAAPGEAVPRLSLGHDSPRRRLWSNFQVPEVSNYTTMMLSPDGRVLYVGAREMLLALNTRAFSPGPQHQQLIWHAEEEKKQQCIFKGKDPKRDCHNYIKVLLQLNETHLYTCGTSAFSPACTYISLPAFQLQQDPSGKLLLEDGKGRCPFDPEYRSTAIMVDGELYTGTVSKFQGNEPTIFRSLGSRPSIKTESSLNWLQEPFFVGSAFLQESNSPEDEDGKIYFFFSETGKEFDFFEDTVVSRVARVCKGDLGGERVLQRRWTTFLKAQLLCSHPEDGFLFNVLQDMFVLTSGNSWPETVFYGVFTSQWDRKGPGAAAVCAFSISDVKDAFDGLYKEVNRETQQWYTDVHPVPEPRPGACINRKTRQMKITSSLQMPDRVLNYLKDHFLMNSVVRSQALLVQPRSPYRQLSVQRVQSLQQTYDVLFLGTDDGRLHKAVITRQGVRIIEEIQLFPPEQPVLELLLDSTQGLVYAASYDAVAQVPVANCSLYRSCGECVLAGDPYCAWSGGACQLLIPSPWPLQPVTWIQDIEEAETSQLCQTSGVELSHSAGEQPQCQQVVLQPNVVMPLPCPLLSNLASRHWVHNGAALSSAVLVLPKGELLLVGSPAEVGRYECWSHEGSFQQLMASYCVTVEPGLWAKLVPAQDPLKTLSTSRSISGENISVLLEGRTYWTEFLVMCGLFSTAVTLLVLFTLHKHQVSLKVCLKQGRCSLSHPRTSQDREALPAENMPPLAGLNMSGALADHKGYQALCESLVVSTPGHESLTCPHVAFLESDRRPLNISKTFVEVLGPAQRPRVRLGSEIQDSVV from the exons ATTCTCCTCGGAGGCGGCTGTGGAGCAACTTTCAGGTGCCTGAAGTCTCCAACTACACCACAATGATGCTGAGCCCAGATGGGCGGGTCTTGTACGTTGGTGCCCGCGAGATGCTTCTTGCTCTGAACACCAGGGCCTTCTCTCCTGGGCCCCAGCACCAGCAG CTAATCTGGCACGCCGAGGAGGAAAAGAAACAGCAGTGCATCTTCAAGGGCAAGGACCCTAAG AGAGACTGCCACAACTACATCAAGGTCCTCCTGCAGCTGAATGAGACCCATCTGTACACCTGCGGGACCAGCGCCTTCAGCCCTGCCTGCACTTACATT AGCCTGCCAGCCTTCCAGTTGCAGCAAGACCCTTCGGGGAAACTCTTGCTGGAGGACGGGAAGGGACGCTGCCCCTTTGACCCGGAGTACAGATCTACAGCCATCATGGTTG ATGGTGAACTGTATACGGGTACCGTAAGCAAGTTTCAGGGCAACGAGCCCACCATCTTCCGCAGCCTTGGCAGCCGCCCGTCCATCAAGACGGAAAGTTCCCTCAACTGGTTGCAAG AGCCGTTCTTTGTGGGCTCAGCCTTTCTGCAGGAGAGCAACAGCCCGGAGGATGAAGATGGCAAGATCTACTTCTTCTTCAGTGAAACCGGAAAGGAGTTTGACTTCTTTGAAGACACCGTTGTGTCCCGTGTTGCACGTGTATGCAAG ggTGACTTGGGCGGAGAGCGTGTGCTCCAGCGACGATGGACAACCTTCCTGAAGGCTCAGCTGCTCTGTTCCCATCCAGAGGACGGCTTCCTCTTCAACGTGCTTCAGGACATGTTTGTGTTGACGTCAGGCAACAGCTGGCCAGAGACGGTGTTCTATGGGGTCTTTACCTCTCAGTG GGATAGGAAAGGCCCTGGGGCTGCAGCGGTGTGTGCCTTCTCCATCTCTGATGTGAAGGACGCCTTTGATGGGCTCTACAAAGAGGTCAACCGGGAGACACAACAGTGGTACACAGACGTCCATCCTGTGCCAGAACCCCGTCCCGGAGCA TGCATCAACCGCAAGACCCGCCAGATGAAGATTACGTCTTCGCTTCAGATGCCGGACCGGGTTCTGAACTACCTCAAGGACCACTTCCTCATGAACAGCGTGGTGAGGAGCCAGGCCCTCCTTGTGCAGCCCCGCTCCCCTTACCGGCAGCTCAGTGTGCAGCGTGTCCAGAGTCTGCAGCAAACTTACGATGTCTTATTCTTGGGCACAG ATGACGGCCGCTTGCATAAGGCGGTGATCACAAGACAAGGAGTCCGGATCATTGAGGAGATTCAGCTCTTCCCTCCTGAGCAACCTGTCCTGGAGTTGCTGCTGGATTCTACCCAG GGTCTGGTTTATGCTGCCTCGTATGATGCCGTGGCACAGGTGCCCGTGGCCAATTGCAGCCTGTATCGGAGCTGTGGAGAATGTGTTCTGGCTGGAGACCCTTACTGTGCCTGGAGTGGAGGGGCCTGTCAGCTGCTCATCCCCAGCCCTTGGCCACTCCAGCCAGT GACCTGGATTCAGGACATCGAAGAGGCTGAGACAAGCCAGCTTTGCCAGACCAGTGGTGTAGAACTCAGCCATTCAGCAG GAGAGCAACCCCAATGTCAGCAGGTGGTGCTCCAGCCCAACGTTGTGATGCCGTTGCCCTGCCCACTGCTGTCCAACCTGGCTTCCCGGCACTGGGTGCACAATGGGGCTGCCCTCAGCTCCGCTGTCCTGGTGCTGCCCAAGGGAGAGCTGCTGCTGGTGGGGAGCCCAGCCGAGGTGGGGCGCTACGAATGCTGGTCTCATGAAGGCAGCTTCCAGCAGTTGATGGCGAGCTACTGTGTGACTGTGGAGCCAGGGCTCTGGGCCAAGTTGGTGCCTGCCCAAGACCCCCTGAAGACCCTCAGCACCTCCAGGAGCATCTCGGGAGAGAACATCTCAGTGCTGCTGGAGGGCCGGACCTACTGGACTGAGTTCCTTGTGATGTGTGGGCTCTTCAGTACTGCCGTGACGCTGCTGGTTCTTTTCACGCTGCACAAGCACCAGGTCAGCCTGAAGGTCTGCCTCAAGCAAGGCCGATGCAGCTTGTCCCATCCCAGGACTTCGCAGGACAGAGAAGCCCTGCCCGCTGAGAATATGCCTCCCCTCGCTGGCCTAAACATGTCTGGTGCCCTGGCAGATCACAAGGGCTACCAGGCTCTGTGCGAGAGTCTGGTGGTGAGCACGCCTGGGCACGAGTCCCTAACCTGCCCACACGTGGCTTTTCTGGAGTCCGATCGACGACCACTTAATATATCCAAGACTTTCGTGGAGGTGTTGGGTCCTGCCCAGCGCCCTCGGGTTCGCCTTGGTTCTGAGATCCAGGACTCGGTTGTGTGA
- the SEMA4B gene encoding semaphorin-4B isoform X1 translates to MGPPPPLLLLLPLLGSLLPSAAPGEAVPRLSLGHDSPRRRLWSNFQVPEVSNYTTMMLSPDGRVLYVGAREMLLALNTRAFSPGPQHQQLIWHAEEEKKQQCIFKGKDPKRDCHNYIKVLLQLNETHLYTCGTSAFSPACTYISLPAFQLQQDPSGKLLLEDGKGRCPFDPEYRSTAIMVDGELYTGTVSKFQGNEPTIFRSLGSRPSIKTESSLNWLQEPFFVGSAFLQESNSPEDEDGKIYFFFSETGKEFDFFEDTVVSRVARVCKGDLGGERVLQRRWTTFLKAQLLCSHPEDGFLFNVLQDMFVLTSGNSWPETVFYGVFTSQWKGPGAAAVCAFSISDVKDAFDGLYKEVNRETQQWYTDVHPVPEPRPGACINRKTRQMKITSSLQMPDRVLNYLKDHFLMNSVVRSQALLVQPRSPYRQLSVQRVQSLQQTYDVLFLGTDDGRLHKAVITRQGVRIIEEIQLFPPEQPVLELLLDSTQGLVYAASYDAVAQVPVANCSLYRSCGECVLAGDPYCAWSGGACQLLIPSPWPLQPVTWIQDIEEAETSQLCQTSGVELSHSAGEQPQCQQVVLQPNVVMPLPCPLLSNLASRHWVHNGAALSSAVLVLPKGELLLVGSPAEVGRYECWSHEGSFQQLMASYCVTVEPGLWAKLVPAQDPLKTLSTSRSISGENISVLLEGRTYWTEFLVMCGLFSTAVTLLVLFTLHKHQVSLKVCLKQGRCSLSHPRTSQDREALPAENMPPLAGLNMSGALADHKGYQALCESLVVSTPGHESLTCPHVAFLESDRRPLNISKTFVEVLGPAQRPRVRLGSEIQDSVV, encoded by the exons ATTCTCCTCGGAGGCGGCTGTGGAGCAACTTTCAGGTGCCTGAAGTCTCCAACTACACCACAATGATGCTGAGCCCAGATGGGCGGGTCTTGTACGTTGGTGCCCGCGAGATGCTTCTTGCTCTGAACACCAGGGCCTTCTCTCCTGGGCCCCAGCACCAGCAG CTAATCTGGCACGCCGAGGAGGAAAAGAAACAGCAGTGCATCTTCAAGGGCAAGGACCCTAAG AGAGACTGCCACAACTACATCAAGGTCCTCCTGCAGCTGAATGAGACCCATCTGTACACCTGCGGGACCAGCGCCTTCAGCCCTGCCTGCACTTACATT AGCCTGCCAGCCTTCCAGTTGCAGCAAGACCCTTCGGGGAAACTCTTGCTGGAGGACGGGAAGGGACGCTGCCCCTTTGACCCGGAGTACAGATCTACAGCCATCATGGTTG ATGGTGAACTGTATACGGGTACCGTAAGCAAGTTTCAGGGCAACGAGCCCACCATCTTCCGCAGCCTTGGCAGCCGCCCGTCCATCAAGACGGAAAGTTCCCTCAACTGGTTGCAAG AGCCGTTCTTTGTGGGCTCAGCCTTTCTGCAGGAGAGCAACAGCCCGGAGGATGAAGATGGCAAGATCTACTTCTTCTTCAGTGAAACCGGAAAGGAGTTTGACTTCTTTGAAGACACCGTTGTGTCCCGTGTTGCACGTGTATGCAAG ggTGACTTGGGCGGAGAGCGTGTGCTCCAGCGACGATGGACAACCTTCCTGAAGGCTCAGCTGCTCTGTTCCCATCCAGAGGACGGCTTCCTCTTCAACGTGCTTCAGGACATGTTTGTGTTGACGTCAGGCAACAGCTGGCCAGAGACGGTGTTCTATGGGGTCTTTACCTCTCAGTG GAAAGGCCCTGGGGCTGCAGCGGTGTGTGCCTTCTCCATCTCTGATGTGAAGGACGCCTTTGATGGGCTCTACAAAGAGGTCAACCGGGAGACACAACAGTGGTACACAGACGTCCATCCTGTGCCAGAACCCCGTCCCGGAGCA TGCATCAACCGCAAGACCCGCCAGATGAAGATTACGTCTTCGCTTCAGATGCCGGACCGGGTTCTGAACTACCTCAAGGACCACTTCCTCATGAACAGCGTGGTGAGGAGCCAGGCCCTCCTTGTGCAGCCCCGCTCCCCTTACCGGCAGCTCAGTGTGCAGCGTGTCCAGAGTCTGCAGCAAACTTACGATGTCTTATTCTTGGGCACAG ATGACGGCCGCTTGCATAAGGCGGTGATCACAAGACAAGGAGTCCGGATCATTGAGGAGATTCAGCTCTTCCCTCCTGAGCAACCTGTCCTGGAGTTGCTGCTGGATTCTACCCAG GGTCTGGTTTATGCTGCCTCGTATGATGCCGTGGCACAGGTGCCCGTGGCCAATTGCAGCCTGTATCGGAGCTGTGGAGAATGTGTTCTGGCTGGAGACCCTTACTGTGCCTGGAGTGGAGGGGCCTGTCAGCTGCTCATCCCCAGCCCTTGGCCACTCCAGCCAGT GACCTGGATTCAGGACATCGAAGAGGCTGAGACAAGCCAGCTTTGCCAGACCAGTGGTGTAGAACTCAGCCATTCAGCAG GAGAGCAACCCCAATGTCAGCAGGTGGTGCTCCAGCCCAACGTTGTGATGCCGTTGCCCTGCCCACTGCTGTCCAACCTGGCTTCCCGGCACTGGGTGCACAATGGGGCTGCCCTCAGCTCCGCTGTCCTGGTGCTGCCCAAGGGAGAGCTGCTGCTGGTGGGGAGCCCAGCCGAGGTGGGGCGCTACGAATGCTGGTCTCATGAAGGCAGCTTCCAGCAGTTGATGGCGAGCTACTGTGTGACTGTGGAGCCAGGGCTCTGGGCCAAGTTGGTGCCTGCCCAAGACCCCCTGAAGACCCTCAGCACCTCCAGGAGCATCTCGGGAGAGAACATCTCAGTGCTGCTGGAGGGCCGGACCTACTGGACTGAGTTCCTTGTGATGTGTGGGCTCTTCAGTACTGCCGTGACGCTGCTGGTTCTTTTCACGCTGCACAAGCACCAGGTCAGCCTGAAGGTCTGCCTCAAGCAAGGCCGATGCAGCTTGTCCCATCCCAGGACTTCGCAGGACAGAGAAGCCCTGCCCGCTGAGAATATGCCTCCCCTCGCTGGCCTAAACATGTCTGGTGCCCTGGCAGATCACAAGGGCTACCAGGCTCTGTGCGAGAGTCTGGTGGTGAGCACGCCTGGGCACGAGTCCCTAACCTGCCCACACGTGGCTTTTCTGGAGTCCGATCGACGACCACTTAATATATCCAAGACTTTCGTGGAGGTGTTGGGTCCTGCCCAGCGCCCTCGGGTTCGCCTTGGTTCTGAGATCCAGGACTCGGTTGTGTGA
- the SEMA4B gene encoding semaphorin-4B isoform X2 produces the protein MMLSPDGRVLYVGAREMLLALNTRAFSPGPQHQQLIWHAEEEKKQQCIFKGKDPKRDCHNYIKVLLQLNETHLYTCGTSAFSPACTYISLPAFQLQQDPSGKLLLEDGKGRCPFDPEYRSTAIMVDGELYTGTVSKFQGNEPTIFRSLGSRPSIKTESSLNWLQEPFFVGSAFLQESNSPEDEDGKIYFFFSETGKEFDFFEDTVVSRVARVCKGDLGGERVLQRRWTTFLKAQLLCSHPEDGFLFNVLQDMFVLTSGNSWPETVFYGVFTSQWDRKGPGAAAVCAFSISDVKDAFDGLYKEVNRETQQWYTDVHPVPEPRPGACINRKTRQMKITSSLQMPDRVLNYLKDHFLMNSVVRSQALLVQPRSPYRQLSVQRVQSLQQTYDVLFLGTDDGRLHKAVITRQGVRIIEEIQLFPPEQPVLELLLDSTQGLVYAASYDAVAQVPVANCSLYRSCGECVLAGDPYCAWSGGACQLLIPSPWPLQPVTWIQDIEEAETSQLCQTSGVELSHSAGEQPQCQQVVLQPNVVMPLPCPLLSNLASRHWVHNGAALSSAVLVLPKGELLLVGSPAEVGRYECWSHEGSFQQLMASYCVTVEPGLWAKLVPAQDPLKTLSTSRSISGENISVLLEGRTYWTEFLVMCGLFSTAVTLLVLFTLHKHQVSLKVCLKQGRCSLSHPRTSQDREALPAENMPPLAGLNMSGALADHKGYQALCESLVVSTPGHESLTCPHVAFLESDRRPLNISKTFVEVLGPAQRPRVRLGSEIQDSVV, from the exons ATGATGCTGAGCCCAGATGGGCGGGTCTTGTACGTTGGTGCCCGCGAGATGCTTCTTGCTCTGAACACCAGGGCCTTCTCTCCTGGGCCCCAGCACCAGCAG CTAATCTGGCACGCCGAGGAGGAAAAGAAACAGCAGTGCATCTTCAAGGGCAAGGACCCTAAG AGAGACTGCCACAACTACATCAAGGTCCTCCTGCAGCTGAATGAGACCCATCTGTACACCTGCGGGACCAGCGCCTTCAGCCCTGCCTGCACTTACATT AGCCTGCCAGCCTTCCAGTTGCAGCAAGACCCTTCGGGGAAACTCTTGCTGGAGGACGGGAAGGGACGCTGCCCCTTTGACCCGGAGTACAGATCTACAGCCATCATGGTTG ATGGTGAACTGTATACGGGTACCGTAAGCAAGTTTCAGGGCAACGAGCCCACCATCTTCCGCAGCCTTGGCAGCCGCCCGTCCATCAAGACGGAAAGTTCCCTCAACTGGTTGCAAG AGCCGTTCTTTGTGGGCTCAGCCTTTCTGCAGGAGAGCAACAGCCCGGAGGATGAAGATGGCAAGATCTACTTCTTCTTCAGTGAAACCGGAAAGGAGTTTGACTTCTTTGAAGACACCGTTGTGTCCCGTGTTGCACGTGTATGCAAG ggTGACTTGGGCGGAGAGCGTGTGCTCCAGCGACGATGGACAACCTTCCTGAAGGCTCAGCTGCTCTGTTCCCATCCAGAGGACGGCTTCCTCTTCAACGTGCTTCAGGACATGTTTGTGTTGACGTCAGGCAACAGCTGGCCAGAGACGGTGTTCTATGGGGTCTTTACCTCTCAGTG GGATAGGAAAGGCCCTGGGGCTGCAGCGGTGTGTGCCTTCTCCATCTCTGATGTGAAGGACGCCTTTGATGGGCTCTACAAAGAGGTCAACCGGGAGACACAACAGTGGTACACAGACGTCCATCCTGTGCCAGAACCCCGTCCCGGAGCA TGCATCAACCGCAAGACCCGCCAGATGAAGATTACGTCTTCGCTTCAGATGCCGGACCGGGTTCTGAACTACCTCAAGGACCACTTCCTCATGAACAGCGTGGTGAGGAGCCAGGCCCTCCTTGTGCAGCCCCGCTCCCCTTACCGGCAGCTCAGTGTGCAGCGTGTCCAGAGTCTGCAGCAAACTTACGATGTCTTATTCTTGGGCACAG ATGACGGCCGCTTGCATAAGGCGGTGATCACAAGACAAGGAGTCCGGATCATTGAGGAGATTCAGCTCTTCCCTCCTGAGCAACCTGTCCTGGAGTTGCTGCTGGATTCTACCCAG GGTCTGGTTTATGCTGCCTCGTATGATGCCGTGGCACAGGTGCCCGTGGCCAATTGCAGCCTGTATCGGAGCTGTGGAGAATGTGTTCTGGCTGGAGACCCTTACTGTGCCTGGAGTGGAGGGGCCTGTCAGCTGCTCATCCCCAGCCCTTGGCCACTCCAGCCAGT GACCTGGATTCAGGACATCGAAGAGGCTGAGACAAGCCAGCTTTGCCAGACCAGTGGTGTAGAACTCAGCCATTCAGCAG GAGAGCAACCCCAATGTCAGCAGGTGGTGCTCCAGCCCAACGTTGTGATGCCGTTGCCCTGCCCACTGCTGTCCAACCTGGCTTCCCGGCACTGGGTGCACAATGGGGCTGCCCTCAGCTCCGCTGTCCTGGTGCTGCCCAAGGGAGAGCTGCTGCTGGTGGGGAGCCCAGCCGAGGTGGGGCGCTACGAATGCTGGTCTCATGAAGGCAGCTTCCAGCAGTTGATGGCGAGCTACTGTGTGACTGTGGAGCCAGGGCTCTGGGCCAAGTTGGTGCCTGCCCAAGACCCCCTGAAGACCCTCAGCACCTCCAGGAGCATCTCGGGAGAGAACATCTCAGTGCTGCTGGAGGGCCGGACCTACTGGACTGAGTTCCTTGTGATGTGTGGGCTCTTCAGTACTGCCGTGACGCTGCTGGTTCTTTTCACGCTGCACAAGCACCAGGTCAGCCTGAAGGTCTGCCTCAAGCAAGGCCGATGCAGCTTGTCCCATCCCAGGACTTCGCAGGACAGAGAAGCCCTGCCCGCTGAGAATATGCCTCCCCTCGCTGGCCTAAACATGTCTGGTGCCCTGGCAGATCACAAGGGCTACCAGGCTCTGTGCGAGAGTCTGGTGGTGAGCACGCCTGGGCACGAGTCCCTAACCTGCCCACACGTGGCTTTTCTGGAGTCCGATCGACGACCACTTAATATATCCAAGACTTTCGTGGAGGTGTTGGGTCCTGCCCAGCGCCCTCGGGTTCGCCTTGGTTCTGAGATCCAGGACTCGGTTGTGTGA